The following are encoded in a window of Plasmodium cynomolgi strain B DNA, chromosome 4, whole genome shotgun sequence genomic DNA:
- a CDS encoding hypothetical protein (putative): MAKSSEEKKFSQIFFPSSRAQLMRTCNRSFALDRSENSLPFDCEFRKGGTQNHPKYFFYMCTLDLLPSIRFETFYEQQDGRAEENKAAPTWVEANKTATTWAEANKTDGNPGKANQPTAPSERKREVLVGHSLPRGTTNNYIVDSITKCITSGERQSDSEGNQSSELREANLAGPLLHKERDDLFTDQCSDQCSDQGSKRPAERRVNLGANECRNLHGEVPTDQLVVPPGDNPPAERKTLTDEEERRKKKTKKKTEKKNKNKGKHTYLNNLSKSYLYLIKRINLFSENNEQVDVVYEKINKAFNDLYNVLIFYIFANKMYPCCIYSIKYHFAFISVDVLEIMLTGHLVKIKNNNSISLELKSMNRLMQENLLKHFFNYLENYYIEKWQLFLTALSCCLPRMETNQKFSSIIITPLNVLPNVIIKKYFGIISLHIVKENVNLKQFDVFYQSIISDILFIAKSHIKAIGANLICSFKITNLFMREERSHAYALISICGDVAKI; the protein is encoded by the exons ATGGCCAAATCGAGTGAGGAGAAGAAATTCTCTCAGATCTTCTTCCCATCATCTCGCGCGCAGTTAATGAGAACGTGCAACCGCTCCTTCGCTCTAGACAGGAGTGAAAACAGCCTCCCCTTTGACTGCGAGTTTAGGAAAGGAGGAACTCAGAACCACCCGAAATACTTTTTCTACATGTGCACGCTGGACCTCCTCCCCAGCATAAGGTTCGAAACGTTTTACGAGCAGCAGGATGGTCGAGCAGAAGAAAATAAGGCAGCACCCACTTGGGTGGAAGCAAATAAGACAGCAACCACTTGGGCGGAAGCAAATAAGACAGATGGGAACCCCGGAAAAGCAAACCAGCCGACTGCCCCCAGTGAGAGGAAGAGGGAGGTCCTCGTGGGGCACAGCCTACCCAGGGGCACCACGAACAACTACATAGTGGACTCTATCACCAAGTGTATCACCAGCGGGGAAAGGCAAAGCGACTCCGAGGGAAACCAGTCCAGTGAGCTAAGGGAAGCAAACTTGGCGGGGCCCCTTCTGCACAAAGAACGAGACGATCTGTTCACCGATCAGTGCAGCGATCAGTGCAGCGACCAGGGTAGTAAGCGTCCCGCCGAGAGGCGCGTCAACCTGGGTGCGAATGAATGTAGAAACCTCCACGGGGAGGTCCCTACTGACCAGCTTGTAGTCCCCCCAGGAGACAACCCCCCCGCCGAGCGCAAAACCCTGACGGATGAAGaggaaaggaggaaaaaaaaaacgaaaaaaaaaacagaaaaaaaaaacaaaaataaaggaaaacacaCATACTTGAATAATCTATCAAAAAGTTACCTCTATCTGATTAAGAGGATAAACCTGTTCAGCGAAAACAATGAACAGGTAGATGTagtatatgaaaaaatcaacaaaGCATTCAATGACCTTTACAATGTcctaatattttatatattcgcAAACAAGATGTATCCCTGTTGTATATACAGCATCAAGTATCACTTTGCGTTCATATCTGTGGACGTGTTGGAAATTATGCTTACAGGTCATTTGgttaagataaaaaataacaactcGATAAGTCTGGAGTTGAAGAGCATGAATCGATTGATGCAGGAGAATCTACtgaagcattttttcaaCTATTTGGAAAATTACTATATAGAAAAGTGGCagctttttttaactgcCCTGAGTTGTTGCCTCCCACGAATGGAAACAA ACCAGAAATTCTCCTCAATCATAATAACCCCACTAAACGTGCTGCCAAAcgttattataaaaaaatattttgggaTAATCTCCTTGCACATTGTCAAGGAGAATGTGAATCTAAAGCAGTTTGATGTTTTTTATCAGAGCATAATATcagatattttatttattgcaAAATCTCACATTAAGGCCATCGGGGCCAACTTAATCTGCTCCTTTAAGAttaccaatttgttcatgcGCGAGGAGAGATCCCACGCCTACGCGCTGATCAGCATTTGCGGCGACGTCGCAAAAATTTGA